In Trifolium pratense cultivar HEN17-A07 linkage group LG7, ARS_RC_1.1, whole genome shotgun sequence, a genomic segment contains:
- the LOC123894695 gene encoding uncharacterized protein LOC123894695, whose translation MGGKLELGHPNVGACCNPREKGARIILRHIRAQGHPYIELRENGKKFIYFCVLCLARCYSDSVVFEHLNGKLHRKRLASARSTMMKPNPWPFSDGLIFFDALAENDKVQETATADQNRLLKLIESGDDNNSRAIVPFGEEAQSNVEPIATDDTQADGSMLVIPCLKIASETVDVKVKKVGWGKISARFAEKYGSSNGKEIRRIWCEWLGKENSQQDDIEVQEHDFAVVIFPYSYDLGRDKVLEDTKSLLPSGSMVELENERECGRKRKAPSSDIEDDCEFIRNQYIASAEESSPLRNTPTTSTLDRSNSPPLHTKVVSNRATRKAIRRRERLAAEKVCNICQLNMIPGKDVATFFNLKTGRIACCSRNPTGAFHVFHTACVIHWILLCEYEIITNRLVNQNASQEGKKKIVTGSGKEDRDIKHVFCPECQGAGLVSADQLEHPKFCSLSQMFRLKLKIILQRKEWIKSSEDTPNCSIGFHFPSDSEAIAEEKVEPIKMLQFYRADGE comes from the exons TGGGGCATCCGAATGTTGGTGCTTGCTGCAATCCAAGAGAGAAAGGAGCGAGGATTATACTTCGACACATTAGAGCTCAAGGGCATCCCTACATTGAGTTACgcgaaaatggaaaaaaattcatatatttctGCGTTTTATGTCTTGCTCGATGCTACAGTGATAGTGTTGTGTTTGAACACTTGAATGGGAAGCTTCATAGGAAGAGACTGGCTTCTGCTAGAAGTACTATGATGAAGCCAAATCCATGGCCTTTCAGTGACGGTCTTATATTCTTTGATGCTTTGGCTGAAAATGATAAAGTACAGGAAACTGCAACTGCTGACCAAAATAGATTGTTGAAGCTAATTGAAAGTGGCGATGATAATAATAGTCGTGCTATTGTGCCGTTTGGTGAAGAGGCGCAGTCAAATGTTGAACCAATTGCGACGGATGATACACAGGCTGATGGTTCTATGTTGGTGATTCCATGTTTGAAGATTGCATCTGAAACTGTTGATGTAAAAGTTAAGAAAGTTGGCTGGGGAAAGATTTCTGCCAGGTTTGCTGAGAAGTATGGCTCCTCAAATGGGAAAGAAATTAGAAGGATTTGGTGTGAATGGTTGGGTAAAGAGAATAGTCAACAAGATGACATCGAGGTTCAAGAGCATGACTTTGCTGTTGTAATTTTCCCTTATAGTTATGATTTGGGTCGGGACAAAGTTCTCGAGGATACTAAGTCATTACTGCCATCTGGCTCCATGGTAGAACTGGAAAATGAGAGGGAATGTGGTCGAAAGAGAAAAGCACCATCGTCTGACATTGAAGATGATTGTGAATTTATCCGCAATCAATACATTGCATCTGCAGAAGAGTCCTCGCCTTTGAGGAATACCCCCACAACATCAACACTTGATCGATCTAACAGTCCACCTCTTCACACCAAGGTTGTTTCAAACAGGGCTACGAGGAAGGCAATCAGACGCCGAGAGCGCTTAGCAGCAGAGAAAGTATGTAACATCTGTCAACTAAACATGATTCCTGGTAAAGATGTAGcaacattttttaatttgaagaCTGGAAGAATAGCTTGCTGCAGTCGCAATCCAACTGGG GCTTTTCATGTGTTTCATACGGCCTGCGTCATACACTGGATACTCTTGTGTGAATATGAAATAATCACAAATCGTTTAGTTAATCAAAATGCTAGTCAAGAAGGGAAGAAAAAGATTGTAACAGGTTCTGGTAAAGAAGACAGGGACATAAAACATGTTTTCTGTCCAGAGTGTCAAGGTGCCGGTCTGGTCAGTGCAGATCAACTGGAGCATCCAAAATTCTGTTCACTATCCCAG ATGTTCAGATTGAAATTAAAGATAATTCTACAGCGCAAAGAATGGATCAAGAGTTCTGAAGATACGCCGAATTGCTCGATTGGATTTCACTTCCCTTCGGATTCTGAAGCAATAGCTGAG GAAAAAGTGGAGCCAATAAAAATGTTGCAGTTCTATCGTGCTGATGGTGAATAA